One part of the Ziziphus jujuba cultivar Dongzao chromosome 2, ASM3175591v1 genome encodes these proteins:
- the LOC107417809 gene encoding cytokinin dehydrogenase 6 yields the protein MGYPPVNFSKQKNILFIRSFMILFLSCLTIRNNHCFSNILSLNTLQLDGHFNYDDVHHAAKDFGNRYQSLPIAVLHPKSVSDIATTVKHIWDMGPTSELTVAARGHGHSLQGQAQAHRGVVINMESLKGHEMKIYTGKFPYVDVSGGELWINILHESLKYGLTPKSWTDYLHLTVGGTLSNAGISGQAFRHGPQISNVHQLEVVTGKGKVVNCSREQNEDLFHSVLGGLGQFGIITRARISLEAAPAMVKWIRVLYTDFATFTRDQEHLISAQNKFDYIEGFVIINRTGLLNNWRTYFNPQDPARASQFKSDGKTLFCLELAKYYNLDKAEMVNEEVQKLLSGLSYIPSTLFLSEVTYVEFLDRVHVSEVKLRSKGLWEVPHPWLNLFIPKSKIHTFAEGVFGNILTQTSNGPILIYPVNKSKWDNRTSVVIPEEDIFYLVAFLTSAVPSSTGTDGLEHILTQNRRILEFCEIATLGVKQYLPHYTTQEEWKAHFGPRWEVFAQRKSIYDPLAIFAPGQRIFQKAIPFS from the exons atgggATACCCACCAGTTAACTTCTCTAAACAGAAGAACATTCTTTTCATCAGAAGCTTTATGATATTATTCCTCAGCTGCCTCACCATTAGAAATAACCATTGTTTCTCTAACATCCTTTCATTAAACACACTCCAGCTTGATGGACATTTCAATTATGATGATGTTCATCATGCAGCCAAGGATTTTGGGAATAGGTACCAATCCTTACCTATAGCAGTGCTACATCCAAAATCTGTTTCTGACATAGCCACTACTGTAAAGCATATTTGGGATATGGGTCCTACTTCAGAGCTCACGGTTGCAGCCAGAGGCCATGGTCACTCGCTCCAAGGACAGGCACAAGCCCACAGAGGAGTTGTCATCAACATGGAATCTCTCAAGGGCCATGAAATGAAGATTTACACAGGGAAATTCCCATATGTGGATGTCTCTGGTGGTGAGTTGTGGATAAATATCCTGCATGAGAGCTTGAAATATGGGTTAACGCCAAAATCGTGGACAGACTATCTACATCTAACCGTTGGAGGTACACTATCTAATGCTGGGATCAGCGGACAAGCATTTCGGCATGGCCCCCAAATAAGCAATGTCCATCAGCTGGAGGTTGTTACAG GGAAAGGCAAGGTGGTTAACTGTTCAAGGGAACAGAATGAAGACCTATTTCACAGTGTTCTTGGAGGACTTGGTCAGTTTGGCATCATAACCCGCGCAAGAATATCGTTGGAAGCAGCACCTGCAATG GTAAAATGGATTAGAGTGCTGTACACAGATTTCGCAACATTTACCCGAGACCAGGAGCATTTAATATCTGCACAAAACAAATTTGATTATATCGAAGGGTTTGTGATAATAAACAGGACTGGCCTGCTAAATAACTGGAGGACATACTTCAATCCACAAGACCCAGCTCGGGCCAGCCAATTCAAGTCAGATGGAAAGACTCTCTTCTGCCTAGAGTTGGCCAAATACTACAACCTTGACAAGGCTGAAATGGTAAATGAG GAAGTCCAGAAGTTGTTGAGTGGATTAAGCTATATCCCTTCAACACTTTTCTTATCAGAAGTTACATATGTAGAGTTCCTTGACAGGGTTCATGTGTCTGAAGTCAAATTACGATCAAAAGGCTTGTGGGAAGTTCCACATCCATGGCTCAATCTTTTCATACCTAAGAGCAAAATACACACTTTTGCCGAAGGAGTCTTTGGCAATATCCTTACACAGACAAGCAATGGCCCCATCCTTATATATCCAGTTAACAAATCAAA GTGGGACAATAGAACTTCTGTAGTTATCCCAGAGGAAGATATTTTCTACTTAGTTGCATTCCTGACCTCTGCAGTTCCTTCTTCAACAGGAACTGATGGCTTAGAACACATCTTAACTCAGAACAGAAGAATCCTAGAGTTCTGTGAAATAGCCACTCTCGGGGTGAAGCAATATCTACCCCATTACACCACTCAGGAAGAATGGAAAGCCCACTTTGGGCCACGCTGGGAAGTATTTGCACAGAGAAAATCTATTTATGACCCTTTGGCAATATTTGCTCCTGGCCAACGAATATTTCAAAAGGCAATACCCTTCTCGTGA
- the LOC107417808 gene encoding probable glycerol-3-phosphate dehydrogenase [NAD(+)] 1, cytosolic has translation MVGTTGGVTQNVHSNGLMQNSNGSVEEKLDEIRRLMGKGEGDPLKIVGVGAGAWGSVFTAMLQDSYGHLREKVLIRIWRRPGRSIDKATAEHLFEVINSREDVLRRLIRRCAYLKYVEARLGDRTLNADEILKDGFCSNMIDTPLCPLKVVTNLQEAVWDADILINGLPSTETRVVFEEINRYWKERITMPVIISLSKGVEAELAPEPRIITPTQLINRATGVPMENILYLGGPNIASEIYNMEYANARICGAEKWRKPLARFLRQPHFIVWDNGDLVTHEVMGGLKNVYAIGAGMVAALTNESATSKSVYFAHCTSEMIFITHLLAEEPEKLAGPLLADTYVTLLKGRNAWYGQKLAKGELSLEMGDSIKGKGMIQGVSAVKAFFELLSQSSLSVLHPEENKPVAPVELCPILKMLYRILITREFSSQAILQALRDETMNDPRDRIAIAQTHVFYRPSLLGQQS, from the exons ATGGTTGGAACTACTGGTGGAGTAACCCAGAATGTTCACTCAAATGGATTGATGCAGAATTCAAATGGTTCAGTTGAGGAGAAGCTTGATGAAATCCGTCGACTTATGGGTAAAGGTGAAGGTGATCCACTCAAGATAGTTGGAGTAGGTGCAGGTGCTTGGGGCAGTGTTTTCACTGCCATGCTACAAGATAGTTATGGTCACTTGAGAGAAAAGGTTTTGATAAGAATATGGAGAAGACCTGGAAGATCTATTGATAAAGCCACCGCTGAACATTTATTTGAAGTGATTAATTCGAGGGAAGATGTGTTGAGGAGATTGATTAGGCGGTGTGCCTATCTGAAGTATGTTGAGGCAAGGCTAGGTGATCGAACACTCAATGCAGATGAGATATTGAAAGATGGATTCTGTTCGAATATGATTGACACCCCTCTTTGTCCTTTGAAGGTTGTGACCAACTTACAGGAGGCTGTGTGGGATGctgatattttgataaatggATTGCCCTCAACAGAAACTCGTGTGGTGTTTGAGGAAATTAACAGGTATTGGAAAGAGAGAATAACAATGCCAGTCATAATTTCTCTGTCAAAAGGTGTAGAGGCTGAATTGGCGCCTGAACCACGGATAATTACTCCAACTCAATTGATCAATCGAGCAA CTGGAGTTCCAATGGAGAACATTCTGTACCTTGGAGGACCCAATATAGCTTCAGAGATTTACAACATGGAATATGCTAATGCTCGAATATGTGGAGCTGAAAAGTGGAGGAAACCATTGGCTAGGTTTTTGAGGCAGCCCCACTTTATAGTGTGGGACAATGGTGACCTAGTTACTCATGAAGTAATGGGTGGCTTGAAGAATGTCTATGCCATCGGTGCTG GAATGGTAGCAGCGTTAACCAATGAGAGTGCCACCAGCAAATCAGTGTACTTTGCTCACTGTACATCAGAGATGATATTTATCACACATCTTTTGGCAGAAGAACCAGAAAAGCTTGCAGGACCATTGCTTGCTGACACATATGTTACCCTATTGAAAGGTCGTAATGCATGGTATGGGCAAAAGTTGGCCAAAGGAGAGTTGAGCCTTGAAATGGGTGACAGCATCAAGGGCAAGGGTATGATTCAG GGGGTGTCTGCTGTGAAAGCATTTTTTGAGCTGCTAAGTCAATCATCATTGAGTGTTCTACATCCTGAAGAAAACAAGCCCGTTGCTCCAGTTGAGCTCTGTCCTATATTGAAGATGCTATATAGAATACTTATAACTAG GGAGTTTTCATCACAAGCCATTCTTCAAGCATTGCGTGATGAAACGA